One genomic segment of Bos javanicus breed banteng chromosome 23, ARS-OSU_banteng_1.0, whole genome shotgun sequence includes these proteins:
- the LOC133236025 gene encoding S-antigen protein-like, giving the protein MALADEVATAGCRLSVCLSVCLPVARLLSQEGCVLVRRRGGKVGASVGRRGGAEALGWTAPPWLPVGLGTGQVSGRMGAQGPGWAAPRPTGGSEARGPRGSAGGGAEIQTPPGRVALGSERDRGRPGSPSAAGPGEAQGGGRQDLRAPQPTPQAPCARTPGMPLGVPEALRAAEPGQAFAGRGVAVFGGVAALAGGVWSRVVRLKYSARPHGEVWPAGPTGRSERKGGTAQGS; this is encoded by the coding sequence ATGGCTCTGGCTGATGAGGTTGCGACGGCGGGCTGTCgactgtctgtgtgtctgtccgtgtgcctgcctGTCGCTCGTCTGCTCTCGCAGGAAGGTTGTGTGCTTGTCCGGCGGCGTGGGGGAAAGGTGGGGGCCTCGgtagggcgaaggggcggggctgaGGCGCTCGGGTGGACCGCGCCTCCGTGGCTCCCGGTGggtttgggcaccgggcaggtgtcgggcaggatgggcgctcagggccctGGCTGGGCTGCGCCTAGGCCCACAGGAGGCTCAGAGGCCCGAGGGCCGCGGGGGTCGGCTGGCGGCGGGGCCGAAATCCAGACACCTCCGGGCCGCGTGGCCCTGGGCAGCGAACGGGATCGAGGGAGGCCCGGCTCGCCGAGCGCGGCCGGGCCTGGAGAGGCCCAGGGTGGAGGGCGCCAAGACCTCCGCGCCCCTCAGCCCACCCCCCAGGCCCCGTGCGCACGCACGCCTGGCATGCCGCTGGGGGTCCCGGAAGCCCTCCGGGCTGCCGAACCTGGCCAGGCGTTTGCTGGCCGCGGGGTGGCAGTGTTCGGGGGCGTGGCGGCATTGGCCGGCGGAGTCTGGTCGCGGGTCGTTCGGCTCAAGTACAGCGCGCGCCCCCATGGTGAGGTGTGGCCTGCTGGCCCGACCGGCAGGTCAGAGCGAAAGGGAGGcacagcgcagggctcttag